Proteins encoded within one genomic window of Streptomyces profundus:
- a CDS encoding cytochrome P450: MDAHNSNAAGAARCPMYDADFAAAPEKVYDYIREHGPAGPVELAPGVEATLVVEHETARRVLQSPGLFARDGRRWTALNEGRIPLDSPVLPMMAYRPNCLFTDGAQHLRLRKAVTESLDRLNVARVRRDVEPIAAYLIDQFSELGRADLVNHYAKLLPMLLINKLFGCPAAIGDRVTTAMADMFDGRDSLRASEELADCFLELIALKRRSPAEDITSWLVQHSAGLSDEELKDQLVMLIGASVEPERNLIANSLLLLLERGGDDGPSMGIEDALDRVLLNDPPIANYATHFPLQDVDLGGVLAPANTPVVISFAGANSDPALAEAGQAHGRSAHLAWGAGPHACPAKSLAQVVAVTAIEQLLNALPDIAISESAGELQWRPGPFHRALATLPVEFAPAPATRTASAYRPTPTRSVAAQPVPRVPAPGTPGTAGAPDRPKKGFWSSFLEIFRV; this comes from the coding sequence ATGGACGCTCACAACTCGAACGCCGCCGGCGCGGCCAGATGCCCCATGTACGACGCCGACTTCGCCGCCGCACCGGAGAAGGTCTACGACTACATCAGGGAGCACGGCCCCGCCGGCCCCGTCGAACTCGCCCCCGGCGTCGAGGCCACCCTCGTCGTCGAGCACGAGACCGCCAGGCGGGTGCTCCAGAGCCCCGGCCTGTTCGCCCGCGACGGGCGCCGCTGGACCGCGCTCAACGAGGGCCGGATACCACTCGACAGCCCCGTCCTGCCGATGATGGCCTATCGGCCCAACTGCCTGTTCACGGACGGTGCCCAGCACCTTCGGCTCCGCAAGGCGGTCACGGAGAGCCTCGATCGGCTCAACGTGGCGCGGGTCAGGCGTGACGTCGAGCCGATCGCCGCCTATCTCATCGACCAGTTCAGTGAGTTGGGCCGGGCGGATCTGGTCAACCACTACGCCAAGCTGCTGCCGATGCTGCTGATCAACAAGCTGTTCGGCTGCCCCGCCGCCATCGGCGACCGGGTGACGACCGCGATGGCCGACATGTTCGACGGCCGGGACTCGCTGCGGGCCAGCGAGGAACTGGCCGACTGCTTCCTGGAGTTGATCGCGCTCAAGCGCCGCAGCCCGGCCGAGGACATCACCTCCTGGCTCGTCCAGCACTCCGCCGGCCTCAGCGACGAGGAGTTGAAGGACCAGCTGGTGATGCTGATCGGCGCCAGCGTGGAGCCCGAGCGCAACCTCATCGCCAACTCCCTTCTCCTGCTGCTGGAACGGGGCGGCGACGACGGGCCGAGCATGGGGATCGAGGACGCCCTCGACCGCGTGCTGCTCAACGACCCGCCGATCGCCAACTACGCGACGCACTTCCCGTTGCAGGACGTCGATCTCGGCGGGGTGCTGGCGCCGGCGAACACGCCGGTCGTCATCAGCTTCGCCGGAGCCAACAGCGACCCCGCCCTCGCCGAGGCCGGTCAGGCCCACGGCCGGAGCGCCCACCTCGCCTGGGGAGCCGGCCCGCACGCCTGCCCCGCCAAGAGCCTCGCCCAGGTCGTCGCGGTCACCGCCATCGAGCAGCTCCTCAACGCGCTGCCTGACATCGCCATCAGCGAGTCGGCTGGCGAGCTCCAGTGGCGTCCTGGGCCCTTCCACCGGGCCCTGGCCACGCTGCCCGTCGAGTTCGCTCCCGCCCCGGCCACCCGGACGGCGTCGGCGTACCGGCCCACCCCGACGCGTTCGGTCGCCGCGCAGCCGGTGCCGCGCGTGCCGGCGCCCGGCACGCCGGGCACAGCTGGCGCGCCCGACCGGCCGAAGAAGGGGTTCTGGAGCAGCTTCCTTGAGATCTTCCGCGTCTGA
- a CDS encoding RICIN domain-containing protein, which produces MGPDTTDTPDSEAPMIRKRQQSDREFAAAFARRPAVARRGLLPGRRVFTSLVWGVALVAVVTGSVRLVGVVLPGGDQGEPVAAPAPTAPPPEPEPEPAPEPEGPAEPPEEPEPEPEPEPEPPPPPAPEPEPEPEPEPEPEPEPEPEPEPLQEEPAFVPQDGAIYSLVATTADDRCLDVPNSSSDTKVLLQQWECNGTGAQQWSLRMSDEPDYFALMSMGNCLDVPNGSSELGRKIMMWTCNGLRPQKWRAEPLGDGTVQLVSRVNGLCLEVAGGSVNMGADIRQWTCNGTVGQAWRMERV; this is translated from the coding sequence GTGGGCCCTGACACCACCGACACCCCCGACAGCGAGGCGCCGATGATACGAAAGCGACAACAGTCCGACCGTGAGTTCGCGGCGGCCTTCGCGCGCAGACCGGCCGTGGCACGCCGGGGACTGCTGCCGGGGCGGCGGGTGTTCACCTCCCTGGTCTGGGGGGTCGCCCTGGTGGCGGTGGTCACCGGCTCGGTCCGGCTCGTCGGCGTCGTGCTGCCGGGCGGCGACCAGGGCGAACCCGTCGCCGCCCCGGCGCCCACCGCGCCGCCCCCCGAACCCGAGCCCGAGCCGGCACCCGAACCCGAAGGGCCGGCGGAACCGCCCGAGGAGCCCGAGCCGGAACCCGAGCCCGAGCCCGAACCGCCCCCTCCGCCGGCGCCCGAACCCGAGCCGGAGCCGGAGCCGGAACCAGAACCCGAGCCGGAGCCGGAGCCGGAACCCGAGCCGCTCCAGGAGGAGCCCGCCTTCGTGCCGCAGGACGGCGCGATCTACTCCCTGGTGGCGACCACCGCCGACGACCGCTGTCTTGACGTGCCGAACAGCAGCTCCGACACCAAGGTGCTGCTCCAGCAGTGGGAGTGCAACGGCACCGGCGCCCAGCAGTGGAGCCTGCGCATGTCCGACGAGCCGGACTACTTCGCGCTGATGTCCATGGGCAACTGCCTGGACGTGCCGAACGGTTCCAGCGAGCTGGGCCGGAAGATCATGATGTGGACGTGCAACGGCCTGCGCCCCCAGAAGTGGCGCGCCGAGCCGCTGGGCGACGGCACCGTCCAGCTCGTCTCCCGGGTCAACGGCCTCTGCCTTGAGGTGGCCGGCGGGTCGGTCAACATGGGGGCTGACATCCGCCAGTGGACGTGCAACGGCACCGTCGGCCAGGCGTGGCGGATGGAACGCGTCTGA
- a CDS encoding GNAT family N-acetyltransferase yields MTWSEKASTVLKNEHVELRPVTEADREGVRAVAMDPHIWRYFVSAVENEGDFKTFFDTCLADHAAGRRVVFAITDRASGRIAGSMSYGNLAEADARLEIGWSWLGRDFRGTGVNRWAKYLLLRQAFEQLGAERVEFKTDILNEQARRGLRNIGAVEEGTLRSFNYMPGGRRRDAIFYSVLRAEWPAVRERLEADRP; encoded by the coding sequence ATGACCTGGTCCGAGAAGGCGTCAACTGTGCTCAAGAACGAGCACGTCGAGTTGCGACCGGTCACCGAGGCGGACCGTGAGGGGGTCAGGGCGGTCGCCATGGACCCGCACATCTGGCGGTACTTCGTGTCGGCCGTGGAGAACGAGGGGGACTTCAAGACCTTCTTCGACACCTGCCTCGCGGACCATGCCGCCGGCCGCCGGGTGGTGTTCGCCATCACCGACAGGGCGAGCGGCCGGATCGCCGGCAGCATGAGCTACGGCAACCTGGCCGAGGCCGACGCCCGCCTGGAGATCGGCTGGTCCTGGCTGGGCCGCGACTTCCGCGGCACCGGCGTCAACCGCTGGGCCAAGTACCTGCTGCTCCGGCAGGCGTTCGAGCAACTCGGCGCGGAGCGCGTGGAGTTCAAGACCGACATCCTCAACGAGCAGGCCCGCCGTGGCCTGCGCAACATCGGCGCGGTGGAGGAGGGCACCCTGCGCAGCTTCAACTACATGCCGGGGGGCCGCCGCAGGGACGCGATCTTCTACAGCGTGCTGCGCGCGGAGTGGCCGGCCGTGAGAGAGCGCCTGGAGGCCGATCGCCCCTGA
- a CDS encoding acyl carrier protein: MRPELETAAREQFSAVLTHDVDPTALDLDADMAGRYALTSLNKVLFLTELCESTQVDLAHFTEDELAEMRTLRDVTEALARHAGPVGN; encoded by the coding sequence ATGCGCCCTGAGCTGGAGACCGCCGCCCGCGAGCAGTTCAGCGCCGTCCTGACCCATGACGTCGACCCGACGGCCCTCGACCTCGACGCCGACATGGCCGGCCGCTACGCGCTGACCTCCCTCAACAAGGTGCTGTTCCTCACGGAGTTGTGCGAGAGCACCCAGGTCGACCTGGCCCATTTCACCGAGGACGAGCTCGCGGAGATGCGGACCCTGCGCGATGTCACGGAAGCACTCGCACGACACGCCGGGCCAGTGGGAAACTGA
- a CDS encoding AMP-binding protein yields the protein MTQDTIGRLVSREPAAGRIAFAGLQGTRTLELADLYRRSGRVARWLRERGIGPGDRIGILAANGPAWVLLDLAALRLKAETAGLEPGKFTPDARLLDRYGLKLLFTDRPVAAPSVVSTAEVTEAAEREELDNGPSLPPVTWGPEEITTVKFTSGSTGEPKGLGARAGSIDSSLRAVQEIFEHGPGDDLFVFLPLSLLQQRYWIYSALLHGHDVTVSTYEAAFAALRRTRPTVVMGVPAFYETAKRQIEARRRRAGSLDEAAKAVFGDRVRYLWTGSAPAPPETLRFFEEAGLPIFEGYGLNETCIVTKNHPKAHREGSVGQALRGKELLIDADGVIHVRSEHPVNTRYLYSRPGDSERVFAADGTVRTGDLGHLDEDGFLFVHGRADDVIVLDNGRKVIVRPIEEHLKADRAIADCVLFCPGQTELVAVVSPAAVPADLAAVAARLALTNAALTRDERISRVIVAEEPFSIDNGLLTSQYKPKRREILAAHHAAVHDPEEGIHAP from the coding sequence ATGACCCAGGACACCATCGGCCGTCTCGTCAGCCGGGAGCCGGCCGCCGGGCGCATCGCGTTCGCCGGGCTCCAGGGCACGCGCACGCTCGAACTCGCCGATCTGTACCGGCGTTCGGGCCGGGTGGCGAGGTGGCTGCGGGAGCGCGGGATCGGCCCGGGCGACCGCATCGGCATCCTCGCCGCCAACGGCCCCGCATGGGTGCTGCTCGATCTGGCGGCGCTCCGGCTGAAGGCGGAGACGGCAGGGCTTGAGCCGGGGAAGTTCACCCCCGACGCCCGGCTGCTGGACCGCTACGGCCTGAAGCTGCTGTTCACCGACCGGCCCGTGGCAGCTCCCTCCGTCGTCTCCACGGCCGAGGTGACCGAGGCCGCCGAACGGGAGGAGCTGGACAACGGGCCCTCGCTGCCGCCGGTGACCTGGGGGCCGGAGGAGATCACCACCGTCAAGTTCACCTCGGGCAGCACGGGCGAGCCCAAGGGGCTGGGCGCGAGGGCCGGCAGCATCGACAGCTCACTGCGGGCCGTCCAGGAGATCTTCGAACACGGGCCCGGCGACGATCTGTTCGTGTTTCTGCCGCTCTCCCTGCTCCAGCAGCGCTACTGGATCTACTCGGCACTGCTGCACGGCCACGACGTCACCGTCAGCACCTACGAGGCGGCGTTCGCGGCCCTGCGCCGGACCCGGCCGACCGTGGTGATGGGAGTGCCCGCCTTCTACGAGACCGCCAAGCGCCAGATCGAGGCGCGCCGGCGGCGGGCCGGCTCCCTCGACGAGGCCGCCAAGGCGGTGTTCGGCGACCGTGTCCGCTATCTCTGGACGGGTTCGGCGCCGGCGCCCCCCGAGACCCTGCGCTTCTTCGAGGAGGCCGGGCTGCCGATCTTCGAGGGCTATGGCCTCAACGAGACCTGCATCGTCACCAAGAACCATCCCAAGGCGCACCGGGAGGGCAGCGTCGGGCAGGCGCTGCGCGGCAAGGAGCTGCTGATCGACGCCGACGGCGTCATCCACGTCCGCAGCGAACACCCCGTCAACACCCGCTACCTGTACTCCCGTCCGGGCGACTCCGAGCGGGTGTTCGCGGCCGACGGCACGGTCCGCACCGGCGACCTCGGCCATCTCGACGAGGACGGCTTCCTGTTCGTCCACGGCCGCGCCGACGACGTGATCGTGCTGGACAACGGCAGGAAGGTCATCGTCCGGCCGATCGAGGAACATCTCAAGGCGGACCGGGCGATCGCCGACTGTGTGCTGTTCTGCCCCGGCCAGACCGAGTTGGTCGCCGTGGTCTCCCCCGCCGCCGTGCCCGCCGACCTGGCGGCCGTCGCCGCCCGGCTCGCCCTGACCAACGCCGCGCTCACCCGGGACGAACGGATCAGCCGGGTGATCGTGGCCGAGGAGCCGTTCAGCATCGACAACGGACTGCTCACCTCCCAGTACAAACCGAAGCGGCGAGAGATCCTCGCCGCCCACCACGCCGCCGTACACGACCCCGAGGAGGGAATCCATGCGCCCTGA
- a CDS encoding class I tRNA ligase family protein has translation MIISEYDPRALEPAFGIGMSGVEGLGTGAGWGRVTPGGASTSHQHDETEFFVIVAGEGEFVVDGRRHPARPGTLALFEPFESHVLENTGDADLVFLTQYWRDPGRALASAGEDTRLAFGERPVFVFSTPPTPNGDLHLGHLSGPYLGADAFVRFQRMNGTEAWHLTGSDDYQSYVVGAARDEGRAPAETAAHHSAEIARTLALMDIVPDQYTVTDAEPDYRRGLTDFFSRVVASGWASVTERDALFDGESGQYLYEVDVEGGCPGCGAGTSGNICEECGEPNTVVDLVGPRSRTSDAEPRRAPLARWSLPLHLFREEVATHHTLGRVPARLRELGDRLFARAALDIPLSHPADWGVPPAEGDTEGQVIWVWPEMSYGFLHGIQALGARLGREWRAAAPEQDWKIVHFFGYDNSFYHSVLYPVLYRLAHPGWTPDIDYHVNEFYLLEGEKFSTSRRHAIWGKEILTEDTVDAVRYFLGRTRPEGERTDFRRAEFASALDGTLIGTWQRWLGDLGVRIAKHYDGTAPDAGTWTPEHSAFLARLGRRLDAVTGALRADGFSLNTAAAELDGLVADTLEFSRREARTAQSEGWRGEARTAIALELAAARLLAHVATPLMPRFARRLAATLGLPAPAQWPRTVELVAPGSEIRLADAVFFTPAVAPAGDASQEPGR, from the coding sequence ATGATCATCAGCGAGTACGACCCGCGGGCCCTGGAGCCGGCCTTCGGCATCGGCATGAGCGGCGTCGAGGGCCTGGGGACGGGCGCCGGCTGGGGGCGGGTCACGCCGGGCGGGGCGTCCACCAGCCATCAGCACGACGAGACCGAGTTCTTCGTCATCGTCGCCGGCGAGGGCGAGTTCGTCGTGGACGGCCGCCGCCATCCGGCCCGGCCCGGCACGTTAGCCCTCTTCGAGCCGTTCGAGTCGCATGTGCTGGAGAACACCGGCGACGCCGACCTGGTCTTCCTCACCCAGTACTGGCGCGATCCCGGACGGGCCCTCGCGTCGGCGGGCGAGGACACGCGGCTGGCGTTCGGGGAGCGCCCGGTGTTCGTGTTCTCCACACCGCCGACCCCCAACGGCGATCTGCACCTCGGGCACCTGTCCGGGCCGTATCTGGGCGCGGACGCGTTCGTCCGCTTCCAGCGGATGAACGGCACCGAGGCATGGCATCTGACGGGCAGCGACGACTACCAGAGCTATGTGGTGGGCGCCGCCCGCGACGAGGGCCGCGCGCCGGCCGAGACCGCCGCGCACCACAGCGCGGAGATCGCGCGGACGCTGGCGCTGATGGACATCGTCCCCGACCAGTACACGGTCACCGACGCGGAGCCCGACTACCGGCGCGGCCTGACGGACTTCTTCTCGCGGGTCGTCGCCTCCGGCTGGGCCTCGGTCACCGAACGCGACGCCCTGTTCGACGGGGAGAGCGGCCAGTACCTCTACGAGGTCGACGTCGAGGGCGGCTGCCCCGGCTGCGGCGCGGGCACCAGCGGCAACATCTGCGAGGAGTGCGGCGAGCCCAACACCGTGGTCGATCTCGTGGGGCCGCGCTCCCGCACGTCGGACGCCGAGCCGCGGCGGGCGCCGCTGGCGCGCTGGTCGCTGCCGCTGCACCTGTTCCGCGAGGAGGTCGCCACCCACCACACGCTGGGCCGGGTCCCGGCCCGGCTGCGGGAGCTCGGCGACCGGCTCTTCGCCCGCGCCGCCCTGGACATCCCGCTGTCCCACCCCGCCGACTGGGGCGTCCCGCCGGCGGAGGGGGACACCGAGGGGCAGGTCATCTGGGTCTGGCCGGAGATGTCCTACGGCTTCCTGCACGGCATCCAGGCGCTCGGCGCCCGCCTGGGCCGGGAGTGGAGGGCCGCCGCGCCCGAGCAGGACTGGAAGATCGTCCACTTCTTCGGCTACGACAACAGCTTCTACCACTCGGTGCTCTACCCGGTGCTGTACCGGCTGGCGCACCCCGGGTGGACGCCGGACATCGACTACCACGTCAACGAGTTCTACCTGCTGGAGGGCGAGAAGTTCTCCACCAGCCGCCGCCACGCCATCTGGGGCAAGGAGATCCTCACCGAGGACACCGTGGACGCCGTCCGCTACTTCCTCGGCCGCACCCGGCCCGAGGGCGAGCGCACCGACTTCCGCCGTGCGGAGTTCGCCTCGGCCCTCGACGGCACGCTGATCGGGACGTGGCAGCGCTGGCTGGGCGACCTGGGGGTCCGGATCGCCAAGCACTACGACGGCACGGCACCCGACGCGGGCACCTGGACGCCGGAGCACTCGGCGTTCCTGGCCCGGCTCGGCCGCCGGCTCGACGCGGTCACCGGGGCGCTGCGCGCCGACGGCTTCAGCCTGAACACGGCCGCCGCCGAACTCGACGGGCTGGTGGCTGACACCCTGGAGTTCTCCCGCCGGGAGGCCAGGACCGCCCAGAGCGAGGGATGGCGGGGCGAGGCCAGGACGGCGATCGCGCTTGAGCTGGCGGCGGCGCGGCTCCTCGCGCACGTGGCCACTCCGCTGATGCCGCGCTTCGCGCGCCGGCTGGCCGCCACGCTCGGGCTGCCGGCGCCGGCCCAGTGGCCGAGGACGGTGGAACTCGTCGCGCCGGGCAGCGAGATCCGGCTCGCCGACGCCGTGTTCTTCACCCCCGCCGTCGCACCGGCCGGGGACGCCAGCCAGGAGCCCGGCCGATGA
- a CDS encoding NAD(P)/FAD-dependent oxidoreductase yields MTTGAAPGTVVVGAGVLGCLVARELLAADPGARVTVVDRDLVAAGASRRSAGLHFPRGASPEVRAMAAESQRYYAELAAERPELPIHSLGMTVVAPEHAGPALRETYLREAALRPATAVPDGITLPAGTAAWTGDGCQYADVPALTQALAAELRPRATFLEGVTVTGVSSDSDGARLALGTGETLSAERVVIAPGPWLAAKAWRHLVEPLGARVKKIVALHIEEPPGERDGAIVFQDEDAFLLPYRHRGHWLFSYTCAEWDVDPDHVAPGLAPAHLAQAGELLRRYAPRLAERCVSGRVFCDAYAPGGVPLVRPLTDDGRLVFAGAAGGSGYRLAPALSRATVRLLLTRTPSGGGHKDRKDTT; encoded by the coding sequence GTGACGACAGGTGCCGCACCCGGCACCGTCGTGGTCGGCGCCGGCGTCCTCGGCTGTCTGGTGGCGCGGGAACTCCTGGCCGCCGACCCCGGCGCCCGCGTCACGGTCGTGGACCGGGATCTGGTGGCCGCCGGGGCCAGCCGGCGGTCGGCTGGCCTGCACTTCCCGCGCGGGGCCAGCCCCGAGGTGCGTGCCATGGCCGCCGAGAGCCAGCGTTACTACGCCGAACTGGCCGCCGAACGCCCGGAGTTACCGATCCACTCCCTCGGGATGACCGTCGTGGCGCCCGAGCACGCTGGCCCTGCGCTGCGCGAGACATATCTGCGGGAGGCGGCGCTGCGGCCCGCGACCGCCGTGCCCGACGGCATCACGCTGCCGGCGGGCACGGCGGCCTGGACCGGGGACGGCTGCCAGTACGCCGATGTCCCCGCCCTCACCCAGGCCCTCGCCGCCGAACTGCGCCCGAGGGCCACGTTCCTTGAGGGCGTGACGGTGACCGGGGTGAGCTCGGACAGCGACGGGGCGCGGCTGGCGCTGGGCACCGGGGAGACCCTCAGCGCCGAGCGGGTGGTGATCGCGCCGGGCCCCTGGCTCGCGGCGAAGGCGTGGCGGCATCTGGTGGAGCCGCTCGGCGCGCGGGTGAAGAAGATCGTGGCCCTGCACATCGAGGAGCCGCCGGGCGAGCGGGACGGCGCGATCGTCTTCCAGGACGAGGACGCCTTCCTGCTGCCGTACCGGCACCGGGGCCACTGGCTGTTCAGCTACACCTGCGCCGAATGGGACGTGGACCCGGACCACGTCGCCCCGGGGCTCGCCCCGGCGCATCTGGCCCAGGCCGGCGAGCTGCTGCGGCGCTACGCGCCCCGCCTGGCCGAACGCTGCGTCTCCGGGCGGGTGTTCTGCGACGCGTACGCGCCGGGCGGGGTCCCGCTGGTGCGTCCGCTCACCGACGACGGGCGGCTCGTCTTCGCGGGCGCGGCGGGCGGCTCCGGGTACCGGCTGGCCCCGGCGCTCAGCCGCGCGACCGTCCGTCTGCTGCTCACGCGAACCCCGTCCGGCGGGGGCCACAAGGACCGGAAGGACACGACATGA
- a CDS encoding lysine N(6)-hydroxylase/L-ornithine N(5)-oxygenase family protein codes for MVHEPTRSGAEHFRCLGVGVGPANLSLASLLHGRPDVSSLFLDRKASFSWHDGQQLPGNTLQVSLFKDLVTLADPRNQFSFLSYLHDHGRLYHFVNAQFEAVPRVEFRNYLAWASRSNKNIVFGETVREVSFQDVFTVVTDRRTVTADNVVVGVGSRPWVPAHVRDKIGPTQFHVSEYRDASHDLGGKRVVVIGGGQSGAEVFLDLICQPGAKLPRRVSWVSRRGNYFPIDDSPFTNDYYMPSYADYFFGLAPEVRHAFNRRNLLSSDGISESTLKEIYQRAYLHRFAENNVDLVGLYPNREVTEVDNGVYGDWQVTARHNDHSEATEVFEADVVIWATGFQPTRMDFLDPIADRLEREGDELRIDEDYAVHWDGPEDRRVFVQNAARGQRGLADPNLSLNAWRSQRIADRLATVSSNEQLPSFIEWSSKPRAGRTP; via the coding sequence ATGGTGCATGAGCCAACCCGCTCCGGCGCGGAGCACTTCCGCTGCCTGGGAGTCGGCGTGGGACCGGCCAATCTGAGCCTCGCGTCCCTGCTGCACGGCCGGCCGGACGTGAGCAGTCTCTTCCTCGACCGGAAGGCGTCCTTCAGCTGGCACGACGGGCAGCAACTGCCGGGGAACACCCTCCAGGTCTCCCTCTTCAAGGACCTGGTGACGCTGGCCGACCCGAGGAACCAGTTCTCCTTCCTGTCGTACCTGCACGACCACGGCAGGCTGTACCACTTCGTCAACGCCCAGTTCGAGGCGGTGCCCCGCGTCGAGTTCCGCAACTACCTGGCGTGGGCGAGCCGTTCCAACAAGAACATCGTCTTCGGCGAGACCGTCCGCGAGGTGTCCTTCCAGGACGTGTTCACGGTCGTCACGGACCGGCGGACGGTCACCGCTGACAACGTCGTCGTCGGCGTGGGCAGCCGGCCCTGGGTGCCCGCGCATGTCCGCGACAAGATCGGGCCGACCCAGTTCCATGTCAGCGAGTACCGGGACGCCTCCCATGACCTCGGCGGCAAGCGGGTCGTGGTGATCGGCGGCGGCCAGTCGGGCGCCGAGGTGTTCCTCGACCTGATCTGCCAGCCGGGCGCGAAGCTGCCGCGCCGGGTGTCCTGGGTGTCGCGGCGCGGCAACTACTTCCCGATCGACGACTCGCCGTTCACCAACGACTACTACATGCCGTCGTACGCGGACTACTTCTTCGGCCTGGCCCCCGAGGTGCGGCACGCCTTCAACCGGCGGAACCTGCTGTCGAGCGACGGCATCTCGGAGAGCACGCTCAAGGAGATATACCAGCGCGCCTATCTGCACCGGTTCGCTGAGAACAACGTCGACCTGGTCGGCCTGTACCCCAACCGGGAGGTGACCGAGGTCGACAACGGGGTGTACGGGGACTGGCAGGTGACGGCCCGGCACAACGACCACTCGGAGGCCACCGAGGTGTTCGAGGCGGACGTGGTGATCTGGGCGACCGGTTTCCAGCCGACGCGGATGGACTTCCTGGACCCGATCGCCGACCGCCTGGAGCGCGAGGGCGACGAGCTGCGGATCGACGAGGACTACGCCGTGCACTGGGACGGCCCCGAGGACCGGCGGGTGTTCGTGCAGAACGCCGCCCGTGGGCAGCGGGGGCTGGCCGACCCGAACCTGAGCCTCAACGCCTGGCGCAGCCAACGCATCGCCGACCGGCTGGCCACGGTGTCGAGCAACGAGCAACTGCCCTCGTTCATCGAGTGGTCGAGCAAACCACGCGCCGGGAGGACCCCGTGA
- a CDS encoding saccharopine dehydrogenase C-terminal domain-containing protein encodes MGVERRRASGTVHWVGTGLSTGRTGLRVLCERAARVVVWDRTAERAGLRLGSLGLAGRARTRTLEMAALAAEVGPGDVVVSMLPATEHLSLLRLALAGRAHFACTSYTSAELEEAAKEATAAGLVVLTEAGLDPGIDHLMAHRLIERAQAAVGDTAASVDFTSYCGGLPAVPNEFRYRFSWAPYGVLAALASPARYLRDGEPRTDERPWEATRPLVLAGETFEVYPNRDSLPFVAQYGVPPGWRLSSFVRGTLRNAGWRAAWSEVFDTVETGDQARIRALATELAARYPTTETDRDRVVLAVELAVHDPDGATRWRERQLLDARGDAAESAMARCVSLPLAHGVTRVLAGALPAGVNRAAHSAAEAARWMDFLGEHGLHFATHRPQDPPTDPHPSLNERGEPPKGEARYGA; translated from the coding sequence ATGGGCGTTGAACGGCGGCGGGCGAGCGGCACGGTCCACTGGGTGGGCACCGGCCTGTCCACGGGCCGGACGGGGCTTCGGGTGCTGTGCGAGCGGGCCGCGCGGGTCGTGGTGTGGGACCGCACCGCCGAACGGGCGGGGCTGCGACTCGGCTCGCTCGGCCTGGCCGGGCGGGCCCGGACCCGGACGCTGGAGATGGCGGCCCTGGCGGCCGAGGTGGGGCCGGGGGACGTGGTCGTCTCCATGCTGCCGGCGACCGAGCATCTCTCGCTGCTGCGGCTGGCCCTCGCGGGGCGCGCGCACTTCGCGTGCACGAGCTACACGTCGGCGGAGCTGGAGGAGGCGGCGAAGGAGGCGACCGCGGCAGGTCTCGTCGTCCTCACCGAGGCCGGACTCGACCCCGGCATCGACCATCTGATGGCGCACCGGCTGATCGAGCGGGCCCAAGCGGCCGTGGGCGACACGGCCGCCTCCGTCGACTTCACCTCGTACTGCGGCGGGCTGCCAGCCGTGCCCAACGAGTTCCGCTACCGGTTCAGCTGGGCGCCCTACGGGGTGCTCGCCGCGCTCGCCTCGCCCGCGCGCTACCTGCGGGACGGGGAGCCCCGGACGGACGAGCGGCCCTGGGAGGCGACGCGTCCGCTGGTCCTCGCCGGGGAGACGTTCGAGGTCTACCCCAACCGGGACAGCCTGCCGTTCGTGGCGCAGTACGGCGTCCCGCCGGGCTGGCGGCTGTCGTCGTTCGTCCGGGGGACCCTGCGCAACGCGGGCTGGCGGGCCGCCTGGTCGGAGGTCTTCGACACCGTCGAGACCGGCGACCAGGCGCGGATCCGGGCGCTGGCCACCGAGTTGGCCGCGCGGTACCCGACCACCGAGACCGACAGGGACCGGGTGGTGCTGGCCGTCGAGCTGGCCGTCCACGACCCGGACGGCGCCACCCGGTGGCGGGAGCGGCAGCTCCTCGACGCCCGCGGGGACGCCGCCGAGAGCGCCATGGCCCGCTGTGTGTCGCTGCCGCTCGCCCACGGGGTGACCCGGGTCCTCGCCGGCGCGCTGCCGGCGGGGGTGAACCGGGCGGCCCACTCCGCCGCCGAGGCGGCGCGCTGGATGGACTTCCTGGGGGAGCACGGCCTCCACTTCGCCACCCACCGTCCGCAGGACCCACCGACCGATCCGCATCCCTCTCTCAACGAGCGCGGCGAGCCCCCCAAAGGAGAAGCCCGATATGGTGCATGA